The region GCGAACTCTCGAAGGCGGCGAACCGGTTGGGCATCTCGGCGTTCTCGGCGAGGATCCGGTGCAGCGCGGCGCGCAGCGCGGTGTCGGGCAGTTCGGCCAGCCGGGCCAGGTCGACTCCGGTGACGTCGAGGAGTTCGGACTCCAGGACTGGTTCCTCAGCCATCTCCCACAACCCCCTCACCGCAAAGCTGCGGGTTTGTCCGCAGTGCGCTGATCCCATCCTAGTGCGCGGCAACGGGGAATGCGCCGAATCCTCCGATTGGCGGAAGTCGCGGCCGGTCCGATGTGTTTGGTTGTCCGGGGGCCGATGGATCGGGGGGTGCATGGCGGCACGACCGTTCCGGCAGTTCGTGGTGAAGGTGCACAGTCGATGCAACCTCGCGTGCGACTACTGCTACGTCTACGAACTCGCGGACTCCGGTTGGCGTTCCCGGCCGCGCGCGATGTCGCCGGCGGTGGTCGCGCACACCGCCGAACGGGTGGCGCGGCACGTGCGAGCGCACGCGTTGTCCGACGTGGAAGTCGTGCTGCACGGCGGAGAACCCCTGTTGTTCGGTCCGGCGCGGATCGAAGCGCTGGTCCGCGGGTTCCGGGCGGCGGTGCCCGCGCGGGTCCGGTTCTCCGTGCAGACCAACGGAACCCTGCTCGACCGGCCGCTGCTGGAGCTGCTGCGGGCCTTGGACGTGCGGGTCGGCGTGAGCGTGGACGGCGACCCGGCGGCGCACGACCGGCGGCGGGTCCGGCCGGACGGGACCGGCAGCTGGTCGGCCGTCGAGGCGGGGCTGCGGCTGCTCACCGAGGAGTTCCGGCCCGTTTTCGGCGGCCTGCTGTGCGTGCTGGACGTGCGCGCGGACCCGGTCGGGACCTACGAGTCGTTGCGCGAATTCGCGCCGCCGGTGGTGGATTTCCTGTTGCCGCACGGGAACTGGTCCGCGCCGCCGGCCGGGCGGGTCGCCGGTGACCCGGCAACGCCTTACGCGGATTGGCTGATCGCGTTGTTCGAGCACTGGTACCGTGCGCCGGAAACGCGCGTCCGGTTGTTCGAGGAGTTGTTGAACGTTGTACTGGGCGGCCGTTCCGGCGTGGAGGGCATCGGATTGACGCCGAGCGCGCAGATCGTGGTGGAAACCGACGGCGCGATTTCGGTGTCGGACATCCTGGCGTCGTCCTCGCCGGCAGCCGCGGCCACCGGTCTGCACGTGCTGCGCGACGATTTCGACCGCGCGCTCACCGCGCCGGAGGTGGTCGCGGACCGGGCCGGCCGGGCCGCGCTGTCGGCGACCTGCCGGTCGTGCGAGGTGGTGGCGGCGTGCGGCGGCGGGCTGCGCGCGCACCGGTTCGCCGCCGACGGCTTCGACCACCCGTCGGTGTACTGCCCGGACCTGTACCGGTTGGTCACCCACGTCCGCGACCGGGTCGCGGCGGACCTGGCGGCACCGGCGTGACGGTCCGCCCGTGGCGGCTGTCGGCCGCGGACTTCGCCGCGCTGTCGCGGGGTGAGGGCGGTGCCGGCGCGGCCCGCGCGCTGCGGCTGGCCCGGCGCAGCCGGACGTCCCTGCTGGTCCGGATGATCGCCGCCGCGCCCGAGGCGCGTCCGGCCTACCGGCTGCTGGTGGACGCCGAGCGGGCCAGCCCCGGCGCGGTCACCCGCGTGCTGGACCACCCGTCGGTGGGCGCGTGGGCCACCCGGACCGCGCTGGCGCTGCGCCGTGCCGAGCCGGCCCGGCCCGAGGAGCTGGCGTTCGTGGCCGCCGCGGCGGCGATCCGGGCGGGCGTCCCGGCGGCCGTGGACTTCCCGGACGTCCCGGTGTTCGCGCTGCCCTCGCTCGGCGTGGCCGACCCGGCGAACCTGGACTACGACCCGCTGCCCGAGGTGGCGCTGGGCCCGCACGTGCTTCAGCTGGACGTCTGGGCCGGTGGCGGGGTGCCGCCGGGGCTGGCCGTCGCGGCGGACGTCGACGTGGCGCGGTGGCGGCCGGCGGTGGCCGCCGCCTGGGACGTGCTGGCCGCCGACCACCCGCCGATGGCCGCCGAGCTCGCCGAGCTGGTGACCGTGCTGACGCCGATGCCGCCGTCGCCGACCGGGACCAGCAGCGCGACCGCCGCCGACGCGTTCGGCTGCGTGTTCCTGTCGTTGGCGCCCGACCCGGAGACGCTGGCGGTGACCCTGGCGCACGAGGCCCAGCACACCAAGCTGGTGGCGCTGATGGACCTGTTCCCGCTGCTGCTGCCGGACCGGCGGGAGATCTACTACGCGCCGTGGCGGGAGGACCCGCGCCCGCTGGCGGGCCTGCTGCACGGGACGTACGCGCACCTGGGTGTGGCGGCGTTCTGGCGGACCCGGCCCGGCCTGGCCGCGCAGACCGAGTACGCCCGGTGGCGCGCCGCCGCCCTCGACACCGCCGAGACGCTGCTGGCCAGCGAGAAGCTCACCGCGACCGGGCACGCGTTCGTGACCGGGATGGCGACCGTCCTGCGCCGCTGGTGCGCCGAGCCGGTGCACCCGGAGGCCCTGGCGCTGGCGACCGCCGAGGCCCAGGCCCACCGCGAACGCTGGACGGCCCGCTGACCCCGTCGCCGGCCCCACCGCCCCGGCGGGCAGTCCTCGGTGGATCGTCCCGTTCCGACACCCCCGCGACTCGCCGGGGGTGGTCCACCGGGCGGGGCCGCCGGGCGGCGATACTGCCCGCCATGCTCACCGCCGACGGCCGTCTCGTGCACTCCCCGGCCGACCTGGTGGACCTGCTGGAGTGTGAGCACCGCAGCCGCCTCACGCTGGCGCTGGCGCTGGGCGTGCCGGGCACCCCGCAGCCCGACGAGCGGCAGGACCTGCTCGCCGCCAAGCACGGGATCGCGCACGAACTGGCCGTGCTGGAGCGGTTCCGGGCGCGTTGCGACGTGGTCGAGATCGCGCAGCCCGCGCCGACGCACGAGGCGCTGACCAAGGCCGCCGCCGAGACCCGGCAGGCCCTCGATGCCGGCGCGGAGGTCGTCTACCAGGGCGTGTTCTACGCCGACGGCTTCCACGGCCGCGCCGACTTCCTGGTCCGCACCGACCGGGGCTACGAGCCGCACGACGCCAAGCTGGCCCGGCACGCGACACCGGCCTCCGTCGTGCAGCTGACCGCCTACGCGTACGCGCTGGGAGCCTGCGCCGGACCGGAGATGCACCTGCTGCTGGGCGACGACAGCGTGCGGACGTTCCGGGTCGCGGACTTCCTGCCGGTCGTGCGCAGCCTGCGCGAACGCTTGCGCGACAGCCCCGAACCGCCGGCCCGGTCGTGGGACGACGAACGGCCCGCGTGCGCGACGTGCCGGTTCAGCCGCAGCTGCGCGTCCGGCCGGGAACGCGACCGGGACCTGTCGCTGGTCGCCGGGATCCGCACCGACCAGCGGCGCAAGCTCGTCGCGGCCGGGCTGGGCACGATCGACGCGCTGGCCAACGCGGCTCGCGAGGACCGGCCGCAGACGATGTCCGCCACCACCTTCACCGGCCTGCGCGCGCAGGCCGCGTTGCAGGTCATCCAGGACGACTCGCGCACCTCCGACGACCCGATCGGCAAGGTCGCCTACGAGGTGATCACGCCCGAGGCGCTGGCCGAGCTGCCCGCGCCGAGCACCGGCGACCTGTTCTTCGACATGGAGGGCGACCCGTTCGCGCTCAACGGCGAGGGGCTGGAGTACCTGTTCGGGATGGTGACGCCGGAGGAGGAGTTCACCCCGTTCTGGGCGCACACCCGGCCGCAGGAGAAGGCGGCGTTCGAGCGGTTCGTGGACTTCACTACCGCGCGGCTCGCGGAGCACCCCGGCGCGCACGTCTACCACTACGCGCCCTACGAGGTCAGCGCGCTCAAGCGGCTGGCCGCGCTGCACGGCACGCGGGAGGAGGCCGTCGACCACCTGCTCCGGTCAGGGTCCCTGGTGGACCTGTACGCGGTGGTGCGCAAGGCTTTGCGGGTCTCGCAGCGGTCGTACTCGATCAAGTACCTCGAACCGCTGTACATGCCCGCGCCGCGCGACGGTGACGTCACCAACGCCGTGTCGAGCATCGAGGCGTACGAGGAGTTCCTGACCCTCAACGAGGCGGAGGACGTCGGGCGAGCCGAGGAAGTGCTCGACGGGATCGCCGAGTACAACAAGTACGACTGCGTGTCGACGCGCCGGCTCTACCGGTTCCTTCTGGAGGTCCGGCAGGAGGCCGGGATCGAGCCGCACGTCGCCGAACAGTCCTTTGTGGACGAGATCGAGGACGAGATCGCCGCGCAGCGCCGGGCCGAGCGCGCGGAGCGGATCGCGGCCGTGGTCGACCCGCTGCTGGCGGGGCTGCCGGACAACCCCGCCGACCACACCGCCGACGAGCGGGCGCGGGCGCTGCTCGCGGCGGCCGTCGGCTACCACCGGCGGGAGACCAACCCGGCCTGGTGGGACTTCTTCCGACAGGTCGCCGCGCCGCTGTCGGAGCTGGAGTCGGACAGCGCGTGCGCGGTGCCGGTGTCGGTGCGCGCCGAGGACTGGGCGATGCCGTCCGGGCGGGTGCGCAAGGCCAAGCGCGAGGTGCGCGTGCGGTGCGACCCGGACCGGCCGCACCCGTTCACCACCGGCGACCAGGTGCGGCTGCTCTACCCGGGCACGCCGAACCGCACCCGGGACGCGGTGGTGCTCGGCGAGTCGGCCGAGGACATCGTGCTGGTGGAGAGCGTCGCGCCGGACGACGTGGACGGCGACCGGCCGGCGGCGGTGCTGCCCGGCAGCCCGGTGCGGCCCTCGCCGAAGGACGAGGCGGTGTACGAGCTCGCGCGGATGGTCGCCGAGTCGCTGCCCGTGCTCCCGCCGCACCCCGGCGTCGACCTGGCGCGCCGGGCCTCGCCCCGGCTGCGCGGGCTCGCGGAACTGCCCGCCGGCGGTGACGTGATCGCGGACGTCATCGAGGCGGTCGACCGGCTCGACGGGTCGGCGCTGGCCGTGCAGGGGCCGCCCGGGGCCGGGAAGACCTACCTCGCCGGGCGGCTCATCGCGCACCTGGTGCGCGGCGGGCGCAGCGTCGGGGTGACGTCGAACAGCCACAAGGCCGTGGAGAACGTGCTGAGCGCGGCGCAGGCGGCCGGGCGCGAGCTGGGCGTGCCGATCCCGACCGCCAAACGGCCCAAGGGCACCCCGGCGAAGGACTGCACGTGGGAGCAGCCGAAGGACAACCCGGCGCTGGTCCGGTGGCGCACCGACCAGGGCGCGGGTCACCTGGTCGGCGGCACGGCGTGGACGTTCGCCAACGCGGCGGTCCGCGAGCAGCCGTTCGACGTGCTGATCGTGGACGAGGGCGGGCAGTTCGCGCTGGCCGACGCGCTGGCCGTGTCGACGTGCGCGCGCAACCTGGTGCTGCTCGGCGACCCGCAGCAGCTGCCGCAGGTCGTGCAGGGCACGCACCCGGCGGGCGCGGACGCGTCGGCGCTCGGCCACCTGATCGGTGACGCCGACGTGATCCCGGCGGAACTGGGGTACTTCCTCGACCAGACCCGGCGGATGCACCCCGACGTGTGCGAACCGGTGTCGCGGCTGTCGTACGCGGGGCTGCTGCACGCGCACCCGACGACGGCCGCGCGCGGCGTGGACGGGCTGGTGTCCGGGGTGTACGTGCACGAGGTGGAGCACCGGCACAACACCACCAGCTCCGTCGAGGAAGCGGCGGCGGTCGTGGAGATCGTGAAGTCGCTGATGGGTCGC is a window of Saccharothrix espanaensis DSM 44229 DNA encoding:
- the fxsA gene encoding FxSxx-COOH cyclophane-containing RiPP peptide, producing the protein MAEEPVLESELLDVTGVDLARLAELPDTALRAALHRILAENAEMPNRFAAFESSL
- a CDS encoding FxsB family cyclophane-forming radical SAM/SPASM peptide maturase, producing MAARPFRQFVVKVHSRCNLACDYCYVYELADSGWRSRPRAMSPAVVAHTAERVARHVRAHALSDVEVVLHGGEPLLFGPARIEALVRGFRAAVPARVRFSVQTNGTLLDRPLLELLRALDVRVGVSVDGDPAAHDRRRVRPDGTGSWSAVEAGLRLLTEEFRPVFGGLLCVLDVRADPVGTYESLREFAPPVVDFLLPHGNWSAPPAGRVAGDPATPYADWLIALFEHWYRAPETRVRLFEELLNVVLGGRSGVEGIGLTPSAQIVVETDGAISVSDILASSSPAAAATGLHVLRDDFDRALTAPEVVADRAGRAALSATCRSCEVVAACGGGLRAHRFAADGFDHPSVYCPDLYRLVTHVRDRVAADLAAPA
- a CDS encoding HEXXH motif domain-containing protein — translated: MTVRPWRLSAADFAALSRGEGGAGAARALRLARRSRTSLLVRMIAAAPEARPAYRLLVDAERASPGAVTRVLDHPSVGAWATRTALALRRAEPARPEELAFVAAAAAIRAGVPAAVDFPDVPVFALPSLGVADPANLDYDPLPEVALGPHVLQLDVWAGGGVPPGLAVAADVDVARWRPAVAAAWDVLAADHPPMAAELAELVTVLTPMPPSPTGTSSATAADAFGCVFLSLAPDPETLAVTLAHEAQHTKLVALMDLFPLLLPDRREIYYAPWREDPRPLAGLLHGTYAHLGVAAFWRTRPGLAAQTEYARWRAAALDTAETLLASEKLTATGHAFVTGMATVLRRWCAEPVHPEALALATAEAQAHRERWTAR
- a CDS encoding TM0106 family RecB-like putative nuclease — its product is MLTADGRLVHSPADLVDLLECEHRSRLTLALALGVPGTPQPDERQDLLAAKHGIAHELAVLERFRARCDVVEIAQPAPTHEALTKAAAETRQALDAGAEVVYQGVFYADGFHGRADFLVRTDRGYEPHDAKLARHATPASVVQLTAYAYALGACAGPEMHLLLGDDSVRTFRVADFLPVVRSLRERLRDSPEPPARSWDDERPACATCRFSRSCASGRERDRDLSLVAGIRTDQRRKLVAAGLGTIDALANAAREDRPQTMSATTFTGLRAQAALQVIQDDSRTSDDPIGKVAYEVITPEALAELPAPSTGDLFFDMEGDPFALNGEGLEYLFGMVTPEEEFTPFWAHTRPQEKAAFERFVDFTTARLAEHPGAHVYHYAPYEVSALKRLAALHGTREEAVDHLLRSGSLVDLYAVVRKALRVSQRSYSIKYLEPLYMPAPRDGDVTNAVSSIEAYEEFLTLNEAEDVGRAEEVLDGIAEYNKYDCVSTRRLYRFLLEVRQEAGIEPHVAEQSFVDEIEDEIAAQRRAERAERIAAVVDPLLAGLPDNPADHTADERARALLAAAVGYHRRETNPAWWDFFRQVAAPLSELESDSACAVPVSVRAEDWAMPSGRVRKAKREVRVRCDPDRPHPFTTGDQVRLLYPGTPNRTRDAVVLGESAEDIVLVESVAPDDVDGDRPAAVLPGSPVRPSPKDEAVYELARMVAESLPVLPPHPGVDLARRASPRLRGLAELPAGGDVIADVIEAVDRLDGSALAVQGPPGAGKTYLAGRLIAHLVRGGRSVGVTSNSHKAVENVLSAAQAAGRELGVPIPTAKRPKGTPAKDCTWEQPKDNPALVRWRTDQGAGHLVGGTAWTFANAAVREQPFDVLIVDEGGQFALADALAVSTCARNLVLLGDPQQLPQVVQGTHPAGADASALGHLIGDADVIPAELGYFLDQTRRMHPDVCEPVSRLSYAGLLHAHPTTAARGVDGLVSGVYVHEVEHRHNTTSSVEEAAAVVEIVKSLMGRMWTDGVNARPLDDSDVLVVAPYNLQVRLVRRELERSGYEHVRVGTVDRFQGQEAPVVVTTMTSSAAVDLPRGLDFLLSRNRVNVALSRAQGVAVVVCSPRLVEADIRGVDQLRLVSGMIGLTGEARPWPIDGIYAQRL